The following are from one region of the Acidobacteriota bacterium genome:
- a CDS encoding IS91 family transposase translates to MPTAATLEVADIFRSYGDRFREQHAGRLPLEHLRAMSAIEHCRTAELGGHVYECDHCRERRVAYNSCRNRHCPKCQGAERLRWLEARQRELLPVDYFHVVFTLPAELGPLALRNPKPLYSLLFRCAAQTLLEVATSPKRLGARLGVLAVLHTWGQQLTHHPHVHCIVPGGGLSPTGDRWIPSRRGYLLPVRVLSRVFRGKYLAGLQAARAAGELAWVGKVEHLADPETFQSFLDALYNQEWVVYCKPPFAGPERVLKYLSRYTHRVALSNQRLLRMESDTVVLTYKDYRHGGRWRLLRLRAEELIRRFLQHVLPSGFVRIRYYGLLANRHRAEALRLCREALGASPPEGVPVEEASPPSWACPHCGEGNLRIVGRVSRREAPAALLRERAPPCRAA, encoded by the coding sequence GTGCCTACTGCCGCTACCCTCGAGGTGGCGGACATCTTCCGGTCCTACGGAGATCGTTTCCGCGAGCAACACGCGGGGCGCTTGCCGCTGGAACACCTGCGGGCGATGTCGGCCATCGAACACTGCCGGACCGCCGAGCTGGGCGGTCACGTCTACGAGTGTGACCACTGCCGCGAGCGTCGGGTGGCCTACAACTCGTGCCGCAATCGGCACTGTCCGAAGTGCCAAGGGGCAGAGCGGCTGCGCTGGCTGGAGGCTCGTCAACGGGAGCTCCTCCCCGTCGACTACTTCCACGTGGTCTTCACCCTACCCGCGGAGCTAGGTCCTCTGGCGCTCCGGAATCCAAAGCCGCTCTACAGCCTGCTGTTTCGCTGCGCCGCCCAGACGCTCCTCGAGGTGGCTACGAGTCCAAAACGCTTGGGCGCCCGACTGGGCGTGCTGGCGGTGCTCCACACCTGGGGCCAGCAGCTGACCCATCATCCCCACGTCCACTGCATCGTGCCGGGAGGAGGCCTGTCGCCAACGGGAGACCGCTGGATCCCGTCCCGCCGCGGGTATCTGCTGCCGGTGCGGGTGCTGTCCCGAGTCTTTCGTGGCAAGTACCTGGCCGGCCTCCAGGCCGCCCGAGCTGCTGGCGAGCTCGCCTGGGTCGGAAAGGTGGAGCATCTCGCGGATCCGGAGACCTTCCAGAGCTTCCTCGATGCTCTCTACAACCAGGAGTGGGTGGTCTACTGCAAGCCACCCTTCGCCGGGCCGGAGAGAGTGCTCAAATATCTCTCCCGCTACACCCACCGCGTCGCCCTCTCCAACCAGCGCCTGCTACGGATGGAGAGCGACACCGTCGTGCTGACCTACAAGGACTACCGCCACGGCGGCCGGTGGCGGCTGCTACGCCTCCGCGCCGAAGAGCTGATCCGCCGCTTCCTCCAGCACGTCCTACCCTCCGGCTTCGTCCGCATCCGCTACTACGGCCTGCTGGCCAATCGGCACCGAGCCGAGGCCCTACGACTCTGTCGCGAGGCTTTGGGGGCTTCGCCGCCGGAGGGGGTGCCTGTGGAAGAGGCCTCGCCACCGTCGTGGGCCTGCCCGCACTGCGGAGAGGGAAACCTACGGATCGTGGGGCGGGTGAGTCGCCGGGAAGCTCCCGCAGCCTTGCTCCGAGAGAGGGCCCCGCCGTGTCGTGCTGCTTGA
- a CDS encoding gamma-glutamylcyclotransferase family protein: MELYFAYGSNMSARQIRERCPTAAYVDLGRLEGFRLTFNRKGSYRQGSVASVELGDPHHDVVLGVLWHISRSDLDKMDEIEDPDAYVRIAVPVANGQGDVGYAWTYVSYPDEQGLSPDADYLKVMIQAAVEVGLPKIYVKGLERWKDA, encoded by the coding sequence ATGGAGCTCTATTTCGCATACGGCTCGAATATGTCGGCCCGCCAGATCAGGGAGCGCTGCCCGACTGCGGCGTATGTCGATCTAGGCAGGCTAGAAGGGTTCAGGCTTACATTCAATCGTAAGGGATCGTACCGTCAAGGCTCGGTTGCAAGTGTGGAACTGGGGGATCCCCACCACGACGTAGTTCTGGGAGTGCTTTGGCATATTTCAAGGAGCGATCTTGACAAGATGGATGAGATCGAAGATCCGGATGCATATGTTCGAATTGCTGTTCCGGTCGCAAATGGCCAAGGCGATGTTGGCTACGCCTGGACTTATGTGTCTTATCCTGACGAGCAGGGTCTTTCGCCGGATGCCGACTATCTCAAAGTGATGATCCAAGCCGCAGTTGAAGTCGGCCTGCCCAAGATCTACGTGAAGGGCCTTGAGCGATGGAAGGATGCGTAA